A single region of the Mugil cephalus isolate CIBA_MC_2020 chromosome 4, CIBA_Mcephalus_1.1, whole genome shotgun sequence genome encodes:
- the LOC125006902 gene encoding monocarboxylate transporter 2-like, which yields MSPAPADVSGYKPPDGGWGWMVVLGAHVSIGFAYSTPKALSIFFKDIQQDLEASYSEIAWISSIMLAAMYAGGPLSSMLVNRYGSRPIVITGGLMCGVSMATASFGNSIVYLYFCIGIIGGCGLSLNLNASLTIISKYFLSRRPLANGLAMAGSPVFLCFLAPLNQYLLEHFGWRGSLLILGGLMLNCCVAGALMRPVSPLCEPPKKVEATNNSKTNRGCMKNAKKFFETFFKDRGFVIYLIGNVMFIFGAYAPIVFLSAYAINQGVDRYSAAYLLSIMGFVDMFVRPGTGLIANSKWIRPRIQYFFSFAMVFNGACHLLCPLANSYTFLVVYAIFFGIGFGMVFALIFECLMDLMGSQRFPSAVGLVTIIECFPMLLGPPAAGLLVDIYDDYKYLFLMCGSVITTGGVFLFVMNIYNYHMLEREKKAKDREQDLKATENQDQVSIVEAEMEPTEKEAMNGLHKADAPN from the exons ATGTCCCCGGCTCCAGCAGACGTGTCGGGCTACAAGCCACCTGATGGAGGTTGGGGCTGGATGGTGGTGTTGGGGGCCCACGTTTCCATTGGGTTCGCTTACTCCACCCCGAAAGCCCTTTCCATTTTCTTCAAAGACATCCAACAGGACTTGGAGGCCAGCTACAGTGAGATAGCGTGGATTTCCTCCATCATGCTGGCTGCCATGTATGCAGGCG GACCGCTGAGCAGTATGTTGGTCAATCGTTATGGAAGCCGGCCAATAGTCATAACGGGCGGACTGATGTGTGGGGTTTCTATGGCAACTGCTTCTTTTGGGAACTCCATTGTTTATCTCTACTTTTGCATTGGCATCATTGGCG GTTGTGGTCTCTCCTTAAACCTGAATGCATCTCTCACCATCATCAGTAAATATTTCCTATCCCGGCGTCCTTTAGCCAACGGGCTGGCCATGGCTGGTAGTCcagtttttctctgtttcctgGCCCCTCTCAACCAATATCTACTGGAACATTTTGGCTGGAGGGGAAGTCTTCTTATCCTTGGAGGTCTGATGCTCAATTGTTGTGTAGCCGGGGCTCTGATGAGGCCTGTCAGTCCACTTTGTGAGCCACCGAAGAAAGTGGAAGCGACAAATAACTCTAAGACTAACAGAGGCTGTATGAAGAACGCAAAGAAGTTTTTTGAGACGTTCTTCAAGGATAGGGGTTTTGTCATCTACCTCATAGGAAATGTGATGTTCATCTTCGGTGCCTACGCCCCCATTGTGTTCCTGTCAGCCTATGCTATTAACCAGGGCGTAGATAGGTACTCGGCAGCCTATCTGCTGTCTATAATGGGCTTTGTGGACATGTTTGTTCGGCCTGGCACCGGCCTCATAGCCAACAGCAAGTGGATCAGGCCCAGAATTCAGTACTTCTTCAGCTTTGCCATGGTTTTCAACGGTGCCTGCCACTTACTGTGCCCTCTGGCAAACAGCTACACCTTCCTGGTGGTCTACGCAATATTTTTCGGCATTGGGTTTGGCATGGTTTTCGCCTTGATATTCGAGTGCCTCATGGACCTGATGGGAAGTCAGCGCTTCCCCAGTGCCGTTGGGCTGGTCACCATCATAGAGTGCTTCCCCATGCTGCTGGGACCACCTGCTGCAG GGTTACTGGTGGACATTTATGACGACTACAAGTACCTCTTCTTGATGTGCGGCTCCGTGATCACGACCGGCGGGGTCTTTCTCTTCGTGATGAACATCTACAACTACCACATgctggaaagagaaaagaaagcaaaagacAGAGAGCAGGACCTAAAAGCCACAgagaaccaggaccaggtgAGCATCGTAGAGGCGGAGATGGAACCAACCGAGAAGGAGGCGATGAACGGACTCCATAAGGCGGACGCaccaaattaa